One genomic window of Magnolia sinica isolate HGM2019 chromosome 3, MsV1, whole genome shotgun sequence includes the following:
- the LOC131238908 gene encoding uncharacterized protein LOC131238908 codes for MADALWAYRNCPYTSTEMSALTYRHNVVEPLEITVPSLRVMHQAELTPLEFTEAMLIDFERLDETLMRTLNSTIPNKVIITWAYNKRVKRKSFREGGKVWKVVLLIWNKDQIMGKKWSPTWDGPYVLIQVLKGGAYLLRDMDRKVVGAPIND; via the coding sequence ATGGCTGATGCACTTTGGGCATATAGGAATTGTCCCTATACTAGTACtgaaatgagtgcactaacataCAGACATAATGTAGTGGAGCCTTTGGAGATTACTGTACCATCATTGAGGGTCATGCATCAAGCCGAGCTAACCCCTCTTGAGTTCACAGAAGCCATGCTTATCGACTTCGAAAGATTAGACGAAACTCTGATGAGGACCTTGAATTCTACCATCCCCAACAAGGTTATTATCACCTGGGCATATAATAAAAGGGTAAAAAGAAAATCATTCAGAGAAGGGGGTAAGGTCTGGAAAGTGGTGCTACTGATATGGAACAAAGACCAGATCATGGGTAAAAAATGGTCGCCCACTTGGGATGGGCCCTATGTTCTCATCCAAGTCCTTAAAGGTGGAGCCTATCTCTTGCGTGATATGGACAGAAAGGTTGTAGGAGCTCCAATCAACGATTGA